In one window of Virgibacillus proomii DNA:
- a CDS encoding carbamoyl phosphate synthase large subunit: MRKALNKVLVIGSGPIVIGQAAEFDYAGTQACLALKEEGIEVILVNNNPATMMTDKHIADRVYMEPLTVESVEAIIAREQPDGLIGTLGGQTGLNLTIALYKRGILEKHQVKVLGSSVDSIQKGENREQFRQLMHDINEPVCQSKIVKTIDAGLSFAKQIGFPVILRPAYTLGGEGGGFADNAAELLEQLPSALELSPIHQVLVEKSIKGWKEIEYEVMRDENDTCIIICNMENMDPVGVHTGDSMVTAPSQTLSDTQYQMLRSASLKVIRALKVVGACNIQFALDPNSNHYYIIEVNPRVSRSSALASKATGYPIARIATKCAIGYHLDEIANPITGNTYASFEPALDYITVKLPRFAFDKFTEADRTLGTQMKATGEVMAIDRTFEGALQKAIRSLEMDVDSLHLSRIKKKSDAELQCLIQEPNDLWLFAIAEAMMRGKSIKDLHAITQIDIWFLTKIERILALENELKKHSILRISKSLLLQAKRFNLSDRHLAKLMNTKPELVRKRLNDLQIKPAYKLVDTCAGEFNAITPYYYSTWHGRDEVKVGNNCKKIVILGSGPIRIGQGVEFDYCSVHAVLAVKKLGYEAIVINNNPETVSTDYSVADKLYFEPLEFEDVLRVIEKEKVDGVLVQFGGQTAINLANELEEAGVPILGTAPKHIDQMEDREQFYQLLDEWSILHMKGSIVQNEQQLTESTKELGFPVLIRPSYVIGGQSMFICYNHAELEQYINRIKEDTNDRCWPLLIDPYLPGKECEVDVISDGKDIIIPGIVEHVERAGVHSGDSLAVFPPLSLLPSEKQQITAITRKIAQMVPIIGMMNIQFILHAGKVYVLEVNPRSSRTVPILSKVTDTPMVEWAVQVQLGKRLTDLADQLGLCMEPPFITVKSPVFSAAKLKGVDHLLGPEMKSTGEIIAISKNKQQAFSKLFPLYVNQFLDKQAPTIFVSIADRMKTHSLKTIQACIQAGASLLATEGTAVYLQEHGLPVTVIKKQRNELEKLRNGKKPDLILNLPNQGREPNKFGFYLREWATRHQIPCFTSLETFEWLVLQNRNQVSPKTKVVALQDYHAACRKEKPTSSRIK, translated from the coding sequence ATGCGCAAAGCATTAAATAAAGTACTTGTTATTGGCTCGGGACCAATAGTAATTGGCCAAGCAGCGGAATTTGATTATGCTGGTACGCAAGCCTGTCTAGCTCTAAAAGAGGAAGGGATTGAAGTTATTTTAGTTAACAACAACCCGGCAACGATGATGACTGATAAGCATATTGCCGATAGAGTATATATGGAGCCATTGACTGTAGAAAGCGTCGAGGCAATTATAGCTCGTGAACAGCCTGATGGTTTAATTGGTACTTTGGGGGGGCAAACAGGATTAAATTTAACCATTGCTCTTTACAAGAGGGGAATACTTGAAAAACATCAAGTAAAGGTGTTGGGGTCTTCCGTAGATTCGATTCAAAAAGGAGAAAATAGAGAGCAATTTCGGCAGTTAATGCATGATATAAACGAGCCTGTTTGCCAATCAAAGATTGTCAAAACAATAGATGCAGGACTCTCATTTGCAAAGCAAATCGGATTTCCTGTCATATTACGTCCAGCATATACATTAGGCGGAGAAGGTGGAGGGTTTGCTGATAATGCAGCAGAGCTTTTAGAGCAGCTACCATCGGCTTTAGAGTTAAGTCCTATCCATCAAGTGCTTGTGGAAAAAAGTATTAAAGGCTGGAAAGAGATAGAATATGAAGTGATGCGAGATGAAAATGATACGTGCATCATTATTTGCAATATGGAGAATATGGATCCAGTTGGAGTTCATACAGGAGATTCTATGGTGACTGCTCCTTCACAGACTTTATCTGATACACAATATCAAATGCTTCGTTCTGCATCATTAAAGGTCATTCGAGCTTTAAAAGTTGTTGGCGCATGTAATATTCAGTTTGCTTTGGATCCAAATTCGAATCATTATTATATCATTGAAGTTAATCCGCGTGTCAGCCGTTCGTCTGCGCTTGCCTCAAAAGCGACAGGCTATCCCATTGCTCGGATTGCTACGAAATGCGCTATTGGTTATCACTTAGATGAAATTGCAAATCCGATCACTGGAAATACGTATGCGTCATTTGAGCCGGCGCTTGATTATATCACTGTCAAACTGCCACGATTTGCTTTCGATAAATTTACGGAAGCAGATCGTACATTGGGAACACAGATGAAGGCAACCGGAGAAGTAATGGCGATTGATCGCACATTTGAAGGTGCGCTGCAAAAAGCAATTCGCTCCTTGGAAATGGACGTTGACAGTTTACATTTATCAAGGATAAAGAAAAAATCTGATGCGGAATTACAATGTTTGATACAAGAGCCGAATGATTTATGGCTGTTTGCAATTGCTGAAGCTATGATGCGCGGTAAAAGTATAAAAGATTTACATGCCATTACTCAAATCGATATTTGGTTTTTAACAAAAATAGAGCGAATTTTAGCTTTAGAAAATGAATTAAAAAAACATTCTATTTTACGTATATCTAAGTCTTTACTGTTACAAGCGAAGCGATTTAATTTAAGTGATAGACACCTTGCTAAGCTGATGAACACAAAGCCTGAATTGGTAAGAAAACGATTGAACGATTTGCAAATAAAACCAGCATATAAACTGGTCGATACATGTGCTGGAGAATTCAACGCGATTACCCCATACTACTATTCTACTTGGCATGGACGTGATGAAGTAAAAGTTGGAAATAATTGCAAGAAAATAGTAATACTTGGATCTGGGCCAATTCGAATCGGGCAAGGGGTAGAATTTGATTACTGCTCTGTCCATGCTGTGTTAGCGGTGAAAAAACTCGGTTATGAAGCCATTGTGATTAATAATAACCCAGAAACGGTAAGCACCGATTATTCTGTTGCAGATAAACTCTATTTTGAGCCACTTGAATTTGAGGACGTCCTGCGCGTAATTGAAAAAGAAAAAGTAGACGGTGTGCTTGTTCAGTTTGGGGGACAAACGGCGATTAATTTAGCAAACGAATTAGAAGAAGCAGGCGTTCCTATATTAGGAACAGCTCCCAAGCATATTGATCAAATGGAGGACCGGGAGCAATTTTATCAACTATTAGACGAATGGTCCATTTTGCATATGAAAGGCAGTATCGTACAAAACGAACAGCAGTTAACGGAGTCAACAAAAGAACTCGGATTTCCTGTATTAATTCGCCCATCGTATGTGATTGGCGGACAGTCGATGTTTATTTGCTATAATCATGCTGAATTAGAGCAGTATATTAATAGAATTAAAGAAGATACAAATGACCGCTGTTGGCCATTGTTAATCGATCCCTACCTTCCGGGAAAAGAGTGTGAAGTTGATGTTATTAGTGATGGCAAAGATATTATTATTCCAGGCATCGTAGAACATGTAGAAAGAGCAGGAGTCCATTCTGGTGACAGTTTAGCAGTATTTCCACCACTGTCACTCCTTCCATCGGAAAAACAGCAAATTACTGCTATTACTCGAAAAATTGCCCAAATGGTACCAATTATCGGTATGATGAATATTCAATTCATCCTCCATGCTGGCAAAGTTTATGTATTAGAGGTCAATCCGCGTTCTTCTCGAACCGTGCCTATCTTGAGTAAAGTAACCGATACTCCTATGGTAGAATGGGCTGTACAGGTACAGTTAGGGAAGAGGTTAACAGATCTAGCTGATCAATTAGGTTTATGTATGGAGCCGCCTTTTATAACGGTAAAATCACCAGTATTTTCAGCGGCCAAGCTAAAGGGAGTTGATCATTTATTGGGGCCGGAGATGAAATCTACAGGAGAAATTATTGCTATATCCAAAAATAAACAACAGGCCTTTAGCAAATTGTTCCCGCTTTATGTTAATCAATTTCTGGATAAACAAGCACCAACTATCTTCGTATCTATAGCAGATCGAATGAAAACACATAGCCTTAAAACGATCCAGGCATGTATTCAGGCAGGCGCTTCCCTATTGGCTACAGAAGGGACTGCAGTTTATTTACAGGAACATGGGCTACCTGTTACGGTCATAAAAAAACAACGGAATGAGTTGGAAAAGTTACGAAATGGAAAGAAACCTGACCTTATTTTAAATCTTCCTAATCAGGGCAGAGAACCAAATAAGTTTGGTTTTTATCTGAGGGAGTGGGCTACTCGTCACCAGATTCCTTGTTTTACAAGTTTGGAAACATTTGAATGGCTCGTACTTCAAAATAGAAACCAAGTATCGCCAAAAACGAAAGTAGTCGCATTACAAGACTATCATGCCGCTTGTCGAAAAGAAAAGCCAACAAGTTCACGGATAAAATGA